A single window of Streptomyces cathayae DNA harbors:
- a CDS encoding LCP family protein, whose protein sequence is MTQSAARRTLRDDRREPDGGAADGPSDKASDNDGGDIPASGADGGHRPRRRMLKWFAAVLALLLVGSAGAGYVYYRHLNDNIKQNPLNLGDNKVAQPTPNAAGQTPLNILLIGSDARDSEENQKLGGARETFGATPLADVQMLLHLSADRTNMSVISMPRDTLVQIPKCTDPEDGTVYEASKGRVMTNQSLGHGGPGCTVATWQELTGIHIDHFVMVDFAGVVSMADAVGGVPVCVDANILSRDSKGHGSGLKLSEGTHPVKGEQALQWLRTRYGFEDGSDLARAKAQHMYMNSLVRELRENATLSSPNKLRRLAEEATRALTVDPGLDTVKKLYDLSDELRKVKPERVTMTTMPNRYVGARVEPTEDAEQLFRLVREDIALDGRDQKSARAAEAAQEATSTEPAAPDAEIAVQVVNGTRTDALAAASGRASAVAGILRETGFTGAFAGTAGSLSRERTAVRYPSADLEGDAHRVAEALGIPASSVQRSTDVSGVTLVVGADWREGTTYEAPEQDDTTPESAEALNGADDTACMKVNPAFTWS, encoded by the coding sequence GTGACGCAGAGCGCCGCGCGGAGGACACTCCGCGACGACCGGCGTGAACCGGACGGCGGCGCGGCCGACGGCCCGTCCGACAAGGCGTCCGACAACGACGGCGGGGACATACCGGCGTCCGGTGCGGACGGCGGCCACCGCCCGCGGCGCCGGATGCTCAAGTGGTTCGCGGCGGTCCTGGCGTTGCTCCTCGTCGGCTCGGCCGGGGCCGGCTACGTCTACTACCGGCACCTGAACGACAACATCAAGCAGAACCCGCTGAACCTGGGCGACAACAAGGTCGCCCAGCCGACGCCGAACGCCGCCGGACAGACCCCGCTGAACATCCTGCTGATCGGCTCCGACGCCCGGGACAGCGAGGAGAACCAGAAACTCGGCGGCGCCCGCGAGACGTTCGGCGCGACACCGCTGGCCGATGTGCAGATGCTGCTGCACCTGTCCGCCGACCGGACCAACATGTCCGTGATCAGCATGCCCCGCGACACCCTCGTCCAGATCCCCAAGTGCACCGACCCCGAGGACGGGACCGTGTACGAGGCGAGCAAGGGGCGGGTCATGACCAACCAGAGCCTCGGGCACGGCGGTCCGGGCTGCACCGTGGCCACTTGGCAGGAGCTCACCGGCATCCACATCGACCACTTCGTCATGGTCGACTTCGCCGGCGTGGTCTCCATGGCGGACGCCGTCGGCGGCGTCCCGGTGTGCGTGGACGCCAACATCCTCTCCCGCGACAGCAAGGGCCACGGCTCCGGGCTGAAGCTGAGCGAGGGCACCCACCCCGTCAAGGGCGAGCAGGCCCTGCAGTGGCTGCGTACGCGCTACGGCTTCGAGGATGGCAGTGACCTCGCCCGCGCCAAGGCCCAGCACATGTACATGAACTCACTGGTCCGCGAGCTGCGCGAGAACGCCACCCTGAGCAGCCCCAACAAGCTGCGCAGGCTGGCCGAGGAGGCCACCCGGGCGCTCACCGTCGACCCCGGCCTCGACACCGTCAAGAAGCTCTACGACCTCAGCGACGAGCTGCGCAAGGTGAAGCCGGAGCGCGTCACCATGACCACGATGCCGAACCGGTACGTGGGCGCCCGGGTGGAGCCGACCGAGGACGCCGAGCAGCTCTTCCGGCTGGTCCGTGAGGACATCGCGCTGGACGGCAGGGACCAGAAGTCGGCGCGGGCCGCGGAAGCGGCGCAGGAGGCCACGTCCACCGAACCGGCCGCCCCCGACGCCGAGATCGCGGTCCAGGTCGTCAACGGCACCCGCACCGACGCCCTGGCCGCGGCGTCCGGCCGCGCGAGCGCCGTGGCCGGGATCCTGCGGGAGACGGGCTTCACCGGTGCGTTCGCCGGCACCGCCGGCTCCCTCAGCAGGGAGCGGACGGCGGTGCGGTACCCGAGCGCCGACCTGGAGGGCGACGCGCACCGCGTCGCCGAGGCCCTGGGGATTCCGGCTAGTTCGGTGCAGCGGTCCACCGACGTCTCCGGAGTCACGCTCGTCGTGGGCGCCGACTGGCGTGAGGGGACGACGTACGAGGCCCCCGAACAGGACGACACCACCCCCGAGTCGGCCGAGGCCCTCAACGGCGCGGACGACACGGCCTGCATGAAGGTCAACCCGGCCTTCACCTGGTCCTGA
- a CDS encoding LCP family protein, with translation MDAQSRGRADDVDPADQWIINPATGEYELRLGSSAPQSPLPGPRRSGHHPVNAGADAAVSGRVRAPGREVPPPRRRDAPEVPPGRRGNRPPQRRPRTRKALLWAGGAMAFVVLATGTAGYVYLKHLEGNVHTTDVGDAGSGDFSKDEAFSILVLGTDKRTGAGNEGYGDKNSVGHADTTILLHVSQDRTNATALSIPRDLIVDIPDCPTTLEDGTRKVIPGLQGARFNRSLGEGGRDPGCTMRTVEEATGIPVDHFMMADFNAVKTLTTAVDGVKVCLQHAVDDRQSKLRLPAGESTVAGEDALAFVRTRHSFGNEGDLDRIKVQQHFLASLMRKMSSGDTLTSPTRLLKLAEAATEALTVDTGIGKVSTLKDVALELKKVPTKNISFTTVPVRDNPAETVKATVVLDEAKAPPLFAAIANDVSLTEVKRQKKEKKTAVAARLKGPKAEASEVRVQVFNGGAPSGSAQQMLNRLQLEEGVSKSENAGNAPKTLKRTTLEYAPDQADQARRLADILGLSGSGMKPGESATNSQGLPAMTLTLGEDFTDAGARLDGSAAGAPDVEKSTADKVQCAS, from the coding sequence GTGGACGCGCAGAGCCGTGGGCGGGCGGACGATGTCGACCCCGCAGACCAATGGATAATCAACCCGGCCACCGGTGAGTACGAACTGCGGCTGGGCTCCTCCGCACCGCAGTCACCCCTCCCGGGCCCCCGCCGCAGCGGCCACCACCCCGTCAACGCCGGCGCCGACGCCGCAGTGTCCGGCCGTGTCCGGGCTCCCGGCCGTGAGGTCCCGCCGCCGCGGCGGCGGGATGCCCCCGAGGTGCCGCCCGGACGGCGCGGCAACCGGCCGCCCCAGCGCAGGCCGAGGACGAGGAAGGCCCTGCTGTGGGCGGGCGGGGCGATGGCGTTCGTGGTGCTCGCCACCGGAACGGCCGGCTACGTCTATCTGAAGCACCTCGAGGGCAACGTCCACACGACCGACGTCGGTGACGCGGGCTCGGGCGACTTCAGCAAGGACGAGGCCTTCAGCATCCTGGTCCTCGGCACCGACAAGCGCACCGGCGCGGGCAACGAGGGATACGGCGACAAGAACAGCGTCGGGCACGCCGACACCACGATCCTGCTGCACGTCTCCCAGGACCGCACCAACGCCACCGCTCTGAGCATCCCGCGCGACCTCATCGTCGACATCCCCGACTGCCCCACCACGCTGGAGGACGGGACCCGGAAGGTGATCCCGGGGCTGCAGGGCGCCCGGTTCAACCGCAGCCTGGGCGAGGGCGGCCGGGACCCGGGCTGCACGATGCGCACCGTGGAGGAGGCCACCGGCATCCCCGTCGACCATTTCATGATGGCCGACTTCAACGCGGTCAAGACCCTCACCACGGCGGTCGACGGCGTCAAGGTGTGCCTGCAGCACGCGGTCGACGACAGGCAGTCGAAGCTGAGGCTGCCGGCGGGCGAGTCGACGGTGGCGGGCGAGGACGCCCTCGCCTTCGTCCGTACCCGGCACAGCTTCGGCAACGAGGGCGACCTCGACCGGATCAAGGTGCAGCAGCACTTCCTGGCCTCGCTGATGCGCAAGATGTCCTCCGGCGACACCCTCACCAGCCCCACCAGGCTGCTGAAGCTGGCCGAGGCCGCCACCGAGGCGCTGACCGTGGACACCGGTATCGGCAAGGTGAGCACGCTCAAGGACGTCGCCCTGGAGCTGAAGAAGGTACCGACGAAGAACATCTCCTTCACCACGGTGCCGGTGCGGGACAACCCCGCGGAGACGGTGAAGGCGACCGTCGTCCTCGACGAGGCCAAGGCACCCCCGCTCTTCGCGGCGATCGCGAACGACGTGTCGCTGACCGAGGTCAAGCGGCAGAAGAAGGAGAAGAAGACCGCCGTCGCCGCCCGCCTCAAGGGCCCCAAGGCGGAGGCCTCCGAGGTCCGGGTGCAGGTCTTCAACGGCGGTGCCCCGTCGGGCAGCGCCCAGCAGATGCTCAACCGGCTCCAGCTCGAGGAGGGCGTCAGCAAGTCGGAGAACGCCGGCAACGCCCCGAAGACGCTGAAGAGGACCACCCTCGAGTACGCGCCCGACCAGGCCGACCAGGCCCGCCGCCTCGCCGACATCCTCGGCCTGTCCGGATCCGGGATGAAACCCGGCGAGAGCGCCACCAACTCCCAGGGTCTGCCCGCGATGACGCTGACCCTCGGCGAGGACTTCACGGACGCCGGGGCCCGGCTCGACGGCTCCGCGGCAGGGGCTCCGGACGTGGAGAAGTCCACGGCCGACAAGGTGCAGTGCGCGAGCTGA
- a CDS encoding LCP family protein, whose protein sequence is MDAQGRERGNDMDPADQWVLNPDTGDYELRLNDSAPQPSIPSPRRPRPAGVGGGKGAGAPRGRGDALGRAAAPGRAPERPPGRRAAERGATEPEAAESEAPPPRRRRGAPEEPPPGRRGRRPVKKKSKAKKVLLWTGGVMAFVVLATGVGGYLYLEHLNDNIDAIPDDGASTGGFQKDKAINILLIGTDKRTGAGNEGYGDKGSAGHADTTLLLHVSEDRTNATALSIPRDLIVDIPDCPTTLEDGTQKVIPGSSGARFNTSLGQNDRTPSCTMRTVTELTGITPDNFMVADFNAVKTLTTAVEGVEVCVAKDIDDPDSHLKLDKGTHTIEGEEALAYVRTRHSVGTGGDLSRIGLQQQFLSALMRKLKSNDTLTSPSKMLKLAEAGTEALTVDAQLDNINKLKDLGLELGKLNIKNLTFTTVPVVDNPAEAVKATVVLDQAKAPQVFAAIANDVSFTEVKQQKKKEKAAVAARLKGPKAEASEVRVQVFNGGAPSGSAQDTLTWLQLKEGVGKSENAGNAPKTLKKTTLEYAPDQADQARRLADILGLSGSGMKPGESATNSQGLPTMTLTLGEDFKGAGVSLTPPSKAPDDIAKSTADKVECAK, encoded by the coding sequence GTGGACGCGCAAGGCCGTGAGCGGGGCAACGACATGGACCCCGCAGACCAGTGGGTGCTCAACCCGGACACCGGTGATTACGAACTGCGGTTGAACGATTCCGCACCGCAACCCTCGATCCCCTCTCCCCGTAGACCGCGCCCCGCCGGCGTGGGCGGCGGCAAGGGCGCGGGCGCACCGCGTGGCCGCGGCGACGCTCTCGGGCGCGCGGCCGCTCCCGGACGCGCGCCGGAACGGCCTCCCGGCCGCAGGGCGGCCGAACGCGGGGCGACCGAACCCGAGGCGGCTGAAAGTGAGGCCCCGCCGCCGCGCAGGCGCCGGGGCGCGCCGGAGGAGCCGCCGCCGGGCCGGCGCGGACGCCGCCCGGTGAAGAAGAAGTCGAAGGCGAAGAAGGTCCTGCTCTGGACGGGCGGGGTGATGGCGTTCGTGGTGCTCGCCACCGGCGTGGGCGGCTACCTGTACCTGGAGCACCTCAACGACAACATCGACGCCATCCCCGACGACGGCGCGAGCACCGGTGGCTTCCAGAAGGACAAGGCCATCAACATCCTGCTGATCGGCACCGACAAGCGCACCGGCGCGGGCAACGAGGGATACGGCGACAAGGGCAGCGCCGGACACGCCGACACCACGCTGCTGCTGCACGTCTCCGAGGACCGCACCAACGCCACCGCGCTCAGCATCCCGCGCGACCTCATCGTCGACATCCCCGACTGCCCCACTACGCTGGAGGACGGGACCCAGAAAGTCATCCCGGGCTCCTCCGGTGCCCGTTTCAACACCAGCCTCGGCCAGAACGACCGCACGCCCAGCTGCACCATGCGGACCGTCACCGAACTGACCGGGATCACGCCGGACAACTTCATGGTGGCCGACTTCAACGCGGTCAAGACCCTCACCACTGCGGTCGAAGGTGTGGAGGTCTGCGTGGCGAAGGACATTGACGACCCGGACTCCCACCTGAAGCTGGACAAGGGCACACACACCATCGAGGGTGAGGAGGCGCTGGCGTACGTGCGCACCCGGCACTCCGTCGGCACCGGCGGCGACCTGAGCCGGATCGGGCTGCAACAGCAGTTCCTCAGCGCGCTGATGAGGAAGCTGAAGTCCAACGACACCCTCACCAGCCCCTCGAAGATGCTCAAGCTGGCGGAGGCGGGCACCGAGGCGCTCACCGTCGACGCCCAGCTGGACAACATCAACAAGCTGAAGGACCTCGGTCTGGAGCTGGGCAAGCTCAACATCAAGAATCTGACCTTCACCACGGTGCCGGTGGTCGACAACCCCGCGGAAGCGGTGAAGGCGACCGTCGTCCTGGACCAGGCCAAGGCGCCGCAGGTGTTTGCGGCGATCGCGAACGACGTGTCGTTCACCGAGGTCAAGCAGCAGAAGAAGAAGGAGAAGGCCGCCGTCGCCGCCCGCCTCAAGGGCCCCAAGGCGGAGGCCTCCGAGGTCCGGGTACAGGTCTTCAACGGAGGCGCCCCGTCGGGCAGCGCCCAGGACACCCTCACCTGGCTCCAGCTCAAGGAGGGGGTCGGCAAGTCGGAGAACGCCGGCAACGCCCCGAAGACGCTGAAGAAGACCACCCTCGAGTACGCACCCGACCAGGCCGACCAGGCCCGCCGCCTCGCCGACATCCTCGGCCTGTCCGGATCCGGGATGAAACCCGGCGAGAGCGCCACCAACTCCCAGGGCCTGCCCACGATGACGCTGACCCTCGGCGAGGACTTCAAGGGTGCGGGCGTCTCCCTGACGCCTCCTTCCAAGGCACCGGACGACATTGCGAAGTCCACGGCGGACAAGGTCGAGTGCGCCAAGTGA
- a CDS encoding LCP family protein yields the protein MSDTAGTSPAGAGGGRTLGPGAGASASGTGQARRRRRRWVRGTGLGLAVLLVLAAGAGWAVYVKLDGNITPDEAAAAELARFEEERPTPLVKEARNLLLIGSDSRSGGDNRRYGRDSGTERSDTAILLHLSAGRRSATAVSLPRDLMVAVPGCPREDGTRAGPVFTMFNQAFQRGGSACAIRTVEKLTGIRVDHHIVVDFHGFKEMVEAVDGVEVCLREPIDDKAAKLRLPAGRVTLNGEQALGYVRARKSLGDGSDTHRMERQQRFLGALVNKVQGNDVLLNPVKLYPVLDAATSALTTDPELASLRGLYELVRGLREIPTERVQFLTVPREPYAADANRDQLSQPEAEALFERLRRDASVTVAQEAAQGPGTGTESGAPSGNSDDDGTDGDGKVTQGESAESSGPPSPTPTFSGNTAAEDGCA from the coding sequence ATGAGCGACACCGCAGGCACGTCCCCCGCGGGCGCGGGGGGCGGGCGCACCCTCGGGCCGGGGGCGGGAGCCTCGGCGAGCGGGACGGGGCAGGCGCGGCGCAGGCGGCGACGGTGGGTGCGGGGCACCGGGCTCGGTCTCGCCGTGCTGCTCGTCCTGGCCGCCGGGGCCGGGTGGGCGGTGTACGTGAAGCTCGACGGCAACATCACGCCGGACGAGGCGGCCGCGGCCGAACTCGCGCGGTTCGAGGAGGAACGGCCCACCCCGCTGGTCAAGGAGGCCCGGAACCTCCTGCTGATCGGCTCGGACTCGCGCTCCGGGGGCGACAACCGCCGCTACGGCCGGGACTCGGGGACGGAGCGGTCCGACACCGCGATCCTGCTGCATCTGTCGGCGGGCCGGCGCAGCGCCACCGCCGTGTCCCTGCCCCGTGACCTGATGGTGGCCGTGCCGGGCTGCCCGCGCGAGGACGGCACCCGCGCCGGGCCCGTGTTCACGATGTTCAACCAGGCCTTCCAGCGGGGCGGTTCGGCCTGCGCCATCCGCACCGTCGAGAAACTCACCGGCATTCGCGTGGACCATCACATCGTCGTGGACTTCCACGGCTTCAAGGAGATGGTCGAGGCGGTCGACGGCGTCGAGGTGTGCCTGCGCGAACCCATCGACGACAAGGCGGCGAAACTGAGACTGCCCGCGGGCCGGGTGACGCTGAACGGGGAACAGGCCCTCGGTTATGTCCGCGCCCGCAAGTCGCTCGGTGACGGTAGCGACACACACCGTATGGAACGCCAGCAGCGGTTTCTCGGGGCGCTCGTCAACAAGGTGCAGGGGAATGACGTTCTGCTGAATCCGGTGAAGCTGTACCCCGTTCTGGACGCGGCCACTTCGGCACTGACGACCGACCCGGAACTGGCCAGTCTGCGCGGTTTGTACGAACTCGTCCGCGGGCTGCGCGAGATCCCGACGGAACGTGTGCAATTCCTCACCGTCCCACGGGAGCCGTATGCCGCCGACGCCAATCGGGACCAACTCTCCCAGCCCGAGGCGGAGGCGCTGTTCGAGCGGCTGCGCAGGGACGCTTCGGTGACGGTCGCACAGGAGGCCGCGCAGGGCCCCGGCACCGGAACCGAATCCGGCGCACCGTCCGGGAATTCGGACGACGACGGCACGGACGGTGACGGAAAGGTCACTCAGGGGGAATCCGCGGAGTCGTCCGGACCCCCTTCCCCCACGCCCACATTCTCCGGAAACACGGCGGCCGAGGACGGTTGCGCGTAA
- a CDS encoding TIGR03089 family protein, with the protein MNATDRTPADLLGSALAADPGRPLVTFYDDATGERVELSVATFANWVAKTANLLQDELSAEPGDRVSLLLPAHWQTAVWLLACASVGAVADVSGDPAAADVVVSGPDSLEAARACSGARIALALRPLGGRFPQPPEGFADYAVEVPGQGDRFAPYAPVDPEAPALIVAGREFTGAEVVERARAEATDLGLTGPGSRILSGLPYDTWEGLHAGLYGPLATGGSVVLCRNLDRLGDEALDKRVESERVAVISR; encoded by the coding sequence ATGAACGCCACCGACCGCACCCCCGCCGACCTGCTGGGTTCCGCGCTCGCCGCGGACCCGGGCCGCCCCCTGGTGACCTTCTACGACGACGCCACGGGCGAACGCGTCGAATTGTCCGTGGCCACCTTCGCCAACTGGGTGGCCAAGACCGCGAACCTGCTCCAGGACGAACTGTCCGCCGAGCCGGGCGACCGCGTGTCGCTTCTGCTGCCCGCGCACTGGCAGACGGCCGTGTGGCTGCTGGCGTGCGCGTCGGTGGGCGCGGTCGCGGACGTGTCCGGCGACCCGGCGGCGGCCGACGTCGTGGTGAGCGGGCCGGACTCGCTGGAGGCCGCGCGGGCCTGCTCGGGCGCGCGGATCGCGCTGGCGCTCAGACCGCTCGGGGGACGCTTCCCGCAGCCCCCGGAGGGCTTCGCCGACTACGCCGTGGAGGTGCCCGGGCAGGGCGACCGGTTCGCGCCGTACGCGCCGGTCGACCCCGAGGCTCCGGCGCTGATCGTGGCGGGACGGGAGTTCACCGGGGCCGAGGTGGTGGAACGGGCCCGCGCGGAGGCGACGGACCTCGGGCTGACCGGACCGGGCTCGCGCATCCTGTCGGGTCTGCCGTACGACACCTGGGAGGGCCTGCACGCGGGCCTGTACGGGCCGTTGGCGACCGGCGGTTCGGTGGTGCTGTGCCGCAACCTGGACCGGCTCGGGGACGAGGCCCTGGACAAGCGCGTCGAGAGCGAACGGGTCGCGGTCATCTCCCGCTAG
- a CDS encoding peptidoglycan recognition protein family protein — MHRIPASVIGVTCATALVLPLAPSAVAASAGPGQPARAVPRAAVTAESGTTGSTESLPLQPLDPDRASGAATFGLTPRSVRNFSLLGVVWDDPAAELHGQVQVRTRGARTGSWSDWRDVEARNADHAADPGTSGTGERASGRVRGATAPLWVGDSDGVEIRVLAESGGPGHTGTAAEGPESAEAAESTVLPLPSGMRLELIDPGEGSASAAGTADGPADGTGVRRKGAVTRQRANPYTAPRPDIVTRADWGADESLREKGFVYTDEVGAAFVHHTASGNDYTCEEVPSLIRGIYRYHTESMGWRDLGYNFLVDKCGKVYEGRAGGVAEPVLGAHTLGFNSHSMGVAVLGTYSSTDPSDAAVKGVARLAAWKLGLYGVDPGAETYLTSEGGNLYTKGTRVRLNVISGHRDGFNTVCPGGKLYDQLGTARSTAAGYQGR, encoded by the coding sequence ATGCATAGAATTCCTGCTTCCGTCATCGGTGTCACCTGCGCGACCGCTCTTGTGCTCCCCCTCGCGCCGTCCGCCGTCGCGGCGAGCGCGGGACCGGGGCAGCCGGCCCGGGCGGTCCCCCGTGCGGCGGTGACGGCCGAGTCCGGTACCACGGGCAGCACCGAGTCGCTGCCCCTGCAACCCCTCGATCCCGACCGTGCCTCCGGCGCCGCAACGTTCGGCCTGACCCCCCGGTCCGTACGGAACTTCTCCCTCCTCGGTGTCGTCTGGGACGACCCCGCCGCCGAACTCCACGGCCAGGTCCAGGTCCGCACCCGCGGGGCCCGCACCGGCTCCTGGTCCGACTGGCGGGACGTCGAGGCCCGCAACGCCGACCACGCGGCCGACCCCGGCACCTCCGGCACCGGGGAACGCGCCTCGGGCCGGGTCCGCGGCGCCACCGCACCGCTGTGGGTGGGCGACTCGGACGGCGTGGAGATCAGGGTCCTGGCGGAGTCCGGAGGTCCGGGGCACACCGGTACGGCTGCCGAGGGTCCCGAGAGCGCCGAGGCCGCCGAGAGCACCGTGCTGCCGCTGCCGTCCGGGATGCGCCTCGAACTCATCGACCCCGGTGAGGGCAGCGCGTCCGCGGCCGGCACCGCGGACGGCCCGGCGGACGGCACGGGCGTGCGGCGGAAGGGCGCGGTCACGCGGCAGCGGGCGAATCCGTACACCGCCCCGCGCCCCGACATCGTCACGCGGGCCGACTGGGGGGCGGACGAGAGCCTGCGGGAGAAGGGGTTCGTCTACACGGACGAGGTCGGTGCGGCCTTCGTGCACCACACCGCCTCCGGCAACGACTACACGTGCGAGGAGGTGCCTTCACTCATCCGCGGTATCTACCGCTACCACACGGAGAGCATGGGCTGGCGGGACCTCGGCTACAACTTCCTCGTCGACAAGTGCGGGAAGGTCTACGAGGGCCGCGCCGGGGGAGTGGCGGAGCCGGTCCTGGGCGCCCACACCCTGGGGTTCAACTCCCACAGCATGGGGGTGGCGGTTCTCGGCACGTACAGTTCCACGGATCCGTCGGACGCGGCGGTGAAGGGCGTCGCCCGGCTCGCCGCGTGGAAGCTCGGGCTGTACGGCGTGGATCCGGGCGCGGAGACATATCTGACGTCCGAGGGTGGCAATCTCTACACAAAAGGCACGAGGGTACGACTGAACGTGATCTCCGGTCACCGGGACGGGTTCAACACCGTGTGCCCAGGGGGGAAGCTCTACGACCAGCTCGGCACCGCCCGCTCCACGGCGGCCGGTTACCAGGGCCGCTGA
- a CDS encoding NDP-sugar synthase — translation MTEAILLVGGKGTRLRPLTVHTPKPMVRAAGVPFLTHQLARARAAGVEHIVLATSYLAEVFEPYFGDGSSLGLHIEYVTEAEPLGTGGAIRNVASRLHSGPDEPVLIFNGDILTGLDIRALVRTHETTGADVSLHLTKVTDPRAYGLVPTDDTGRVLAFLEKPQTPEEIVTDQINAGAYVFRRSVIDTIPTGRPVSVERETFPDLLSAGAHLQGLVDSTYWLDLGTPAAFVRGSADLVLGRAPSPAVPGRCGDRLVLPTARVAPDAKLAGGTVVGEGAFVAEGARVFGSTILPGAVIEPGAVVTDSLIGTRARVGERSVLTGTVIGDGAVIGARNELRDGARVWCDARIPAGAVRFSSDE, via the coding sequence GTGACAGAAGCGATCCTCCTGGTCGGCGGCAAGGGCACGCGGTTGCGCCCGCTCACGGTGCACACACCGAAGCCCATGGTCCGGGCCGCCGGGGTGCCCTTCCTCACGCACCAGCTGGCGAGAGCGAGAGCGGCGGGCGTCGAGCACATCGTCCTGGCCACGTCCTATCTGGCCGAGGTCTTCGAACCGTACTTCGGCGACGGGTCGTCGCTGGGGCTCCACATCGAGTACGTGACGGAGGCGGAGCCGCTCGGCACGGGCGGCGCGATCCGCAACGTCGCCTCCCGGCTGCACTCCGGCCCGGACGAACCGGTGCTGATCTTCAACGGCGACATCCTCACGGGCCTGGACATCCGGGCGCTGGTGCGCACCCACGAGACGACGGGCGCGGACGTCTCGCTGCACCTGACGAAGGTGACCGACCCGCGGGCGTACGGACTGGTCCCCACGGACGACACGGGCAGGGTCCTGGCGTTCCTGGAGAAGCCGCAGACGCCCGAGGAGATCGTCACCGACCAGATCAACGCGGGGGCGTACGTGTTCCGCCGCTCGGTCATCGACACGATCCCGACGGGCCGGCCGGTGTCGGTGGAGCGGGAGACGTTCCCGGACCTGCTGTCGGCGGGGGCGCACCTCCAGGGCCTGGTCGACTCCACGTACTGGCTGGACCTCGGCACCCCGGCCGCCTTCGTCCGCGGCTCCGCGGACCTGGTGCTGGGCCGTGCCCCGTCCCCGGCGGTCCCGGGGCGCTGCGGCGACCGGCTGGTCCTGCCGACGGCGAGGGTGGCACCGGACGCCAAGCTGGCGGGCGGGACGGTGGTGGGCGAGGGCGCGTTCGTGGCGGAGGGCGCGCGCGTCTTCGGCAGCACGATCCTGCCGGGTGCGGTCATCGAACCCGGCGCGGTCGTCACCGACTCGCTGATCGGCACCCGCGCGCGGGTGGGGGAGCGGTCGGTCCTCACCGGGACGGTCATAGGCGACGGCGCGGTCATCGGCGCCCGCAACGAACTCCGGGACGGGGCGCGGGTGTGGTGCGACGCCCGGATCCCGGCGGGGGCGGTGCGGTTCTCCTCGGACGAGTAG
- a CDS encoding DNA-3-methyladenine glycosylase family protein, with amino-acid sequence MAGRFAPRPARTTVRGGRTAVPTRVPRQAPVPALVRTWVPDGPLDLGLVLAPLRRGPGDPTFRALPDGSVWRASLTPAGPGTLRVTRHGGEVRGEAWGPGADWLLERLPDLLGAADDPAAFVPRHKVLALTRHRRPGLRLLRTGLVLESLIPSVLEQKVTTDEAYRAWRLLVRKYGEPAPGPAPDRMAVMPSPRTWALIPSWEWHRAGVDTKRASTVLRAVRVAARLEEAAGMTPAAARARLELVSGIGPWTSAETVQRSHGAADEVTVGDLHLPGIVGWALAGDRDADDTVMLELLEPYAGQRHRAARLILLSGRTPARRAPKRPHWDIGRL; translated from the coding sequence GTGGCAGGACGTTTCGCTCCCCGGCCCGCTCGCACGACCGTGCGAGGCGGACGGACCGCCGTACCCACGAGGGTGCCGCGCCAGGCACCGGTCCCGGCCCTGGTGCGGACCTGGGTGCCGGACGGGCCGCTGGACCTCGGTCTGGTCCTGGCGCCGCTGCGGCGCGGGCCCGGGGACCCGACGTTCCGCGCGCTGCCGGACGGCTCCGTCTGGCGGGCGAGCCTGACGCCCGCCGGGCCGGGGACGCTGCGGGTGACGCGGCACGGCGGCGAGGTGCGGGGCGAGGCCTGGGGTCCCGGCGCCGACTGGCTCCTGGAGCGGCTGCCGGACCTGCTCGGGGCCGCGGACGACCCGGCGGCGTTCGTCCCCCGGCACAAGGTGCTGGCGCTCACCCGGCACCGGCGTCCGGGACTGCGGCTGCTGCGGACCGGGCTGGTGCTGGAGTCGTTGATCCCGTCGGTCCTGGAGCAGAAGGTCACCACGGACGAGGCGTACCGGGCGTGGCGGCTGCTGGTACGGAAGTACGGGGAGCCGGCGCCCGGGCCCGCGCCCGACCGGATGGCGGTGATGCCGTCGCCCCGCACCTGGGCGCTGATCCCCTCCTGGGAGTGGCACCGGGCCGGCGTCGACACCAAGCGGGCGTCCACGGTCCTGCGGGCGGTGCGCGTCGCCGCGCGGCTGGAGGAGGCGGCCGGGATGACTCCGGCGGCGGCGCGGGCACGGCTGGAGCTGGTGTCGGGTATCGGTCCGTGGACGTCCGCGGAGACGGTGCAGCGCAGTCACGGCGCGGCGGACGAGGTGACCGTGGGGGACCTGCACCTGCCGGGCATCGTGGGGTGGGCCCTCGCCGGGGACCGGGACGCGGACGACACGGTGATGCTCGAACTGCTGGAGCCGTACGCCGGGCAGCGGCACCGGGCGGCCCGGCTGATCCTGCTGAGCGGGAGAACGCCGGCCCGGCGGGCTCCGAAGAGGCCGCACTGGGACATCGGACGGCTCTGA